A region of Staphylococcus sp. IVB6181 DNA encodes the following proteins:
- a CDS encoding DUF4352 domain-containing protein, with amino-acid sequence MKRLWFLLVSVLFLLAACSGAKSEEKTETTESRGKATEQMKTFRVGQIVDADGVDVRVVKVEYINDYDEYSAPENGKALKVTLKFKNNNSDQVLVDSSAFTMNVRGETYPDWYGGDGTDGMFSHQLNQGKTATDTLVFDVPDAKVYTLEMDTYFKDSNVKAKWNLHQALIREGKSHDSETEAASEEKPSKTKDDSEDYPYTAEEYNALVDEYNALTDGEKMNHVTRGVTNKEYNDLAARVEKLYEALGEEWEKEYQKQLDREEAEWQKEQDRLDKEFDAEMKHQDEAYQREEAARQKQEEADQRAYEAEMKRQDEQAAREEEAMRRQEAELQRQEEAAAESEEY; translated from the coding sequence ATGAAGAGACTTTGGTTTTTATTGGTAAGTGTATTATTTTTATTAGCAGCCTGCAGCGGCGCAAAGTCTGAAGAAAAGACTGAAACAACAGAAAGCAGAGGAAAGGCAACAGAACAAATGAAAACTTTCCGGGTGGGTCAAATCGTAGACGCCGACGGCGTCGATGTACGTGTCGTTAAAGTAGAGTACATTAATGATTATGATGAATACAGTGCACCTGAAAACGGCAAAGCATTAAAAGTAACTTTGAAATTTAAAAATAACAACAGTGATCAAGTACTTGTAGATTCAAGTGCATTTACAATGAACGTCAGAGGAGAAACTTATCCTGATTGGTATGGCGGCGACGGTACAGACGGTATGTTCTCACATCAATTAAATCAAGGTAAAACAGCTACAGATACATTAGTATTTGATGTGCCGGACGCAAAAGTCTATACCTTAGAGATGGATACGTACTTCAAAGACAGCAATGTAAAAGCAAAATGGAATCTGCATCAAGCACTTATCAGAGAAGGCAAATCACATGACAGCGAGACAGAAGCAGCATCAGAAGAAAAACCTTCTAAAACAAAAGATGATTCTGAAGATTATCCTTATACAGCAGAAGAATACAATGCATTAGTAGATGAGTATAATGCACTGACAGATGGAGAAAAAATGAATCATGTGACACGTGGAGTAACCAATAAAGAATACAATGATTTAGCAGCACGTGTTGAGAAACTCTATGAAGCATTAGGTGAAGAATGGGAAAAAGAATATCAAAAACAATTAGATCGCGAAGAAGCCGAATGGCAAAAAGAACAAGACCGTCTCGATAAGGAATTCGATGCGGAAATGAAGCACCAAGATGAGGCTTATCAACGTGAAGAAGCTGCACGTCAAAAGCAAGAAGAAGCCGATCAACGTGCTTATGAAGCTGAAATGAAACGTCAAGATGAACAAGCCGCAAGAGAAGAAGAAGCAATGAGAAGACAAGAAGCTGAACTTCAAAGGCAAGAAGAAGCTGCAGCTGAGTCAGAAGAATATTAG
- a CDS encoding DMT family transporter codes for MLFLFLLGLAAGMVVPVQTSINTKLIRFTHSSFYSSAISFSVGAIFLLLVNLIVTPSHFTPSFFANQSLNYTWFVGGLLGVIFLTGNLLLFPRLDASLTVIITIAGQIIMGVIIDTFGWFNADVQAFTFLKFVGVLLLFIGIIVMNYVRNKQKTEPSAMVLPWLVIGFMFGFAPPIQTAINSQLGQQVHSSLFASLISFCIGAIALIIITAFVNRSFKLSKFEPNIGKIKPIYFIGGILGVVFVTANIILMPHLGAALTTIVGMLGQMLMGVIIDHFGILGAKQNRINARKIAGIICIFIGIILLRFF; via the coding sequence ATGCTGTTTTTATTCTTATTAGGTTTGGCAGCTGGTATGGTTGTACCGGTTCAAACATCTATTAATACAAAGCTGATACGATTTACACATTCGTCCTTTTATTCATCAGCGATTTCATTTTCAGTAGGGGCTATTTTCTTACTGTTAGTTAATTTAATCGTGACACCGAGTCACTTTACGCCGAGCTTTTTTGCCAATCAATCTTTGAATTATACATGGTTTGTAGGCGGATTGTTAGGTGTTATATTTTTAACAGGAAATTTATTGTTATTTCCGCGTTTAGATGCATCGTTAACAGTGATTATTACCATTGCCGGACAAATTATTATGGGAGTTATTATAGATACTTTCGGATGGTTTAATGCGGATGTTCAGGCATTTACATTTTTAAAATTCGTCGGTGTCTTACTGTTATTTATCGGCATTATTGTGATGAATTATGTGCGTAATAAGCAGAAAACTGAACCTTCAGCAATGGTATTGCCATGGCTGGTTATCGGCTTTATGTTCGGATTTGCGCCTCCGATTCAAACCGCGATTAACAGTCAGTTAGGTCAGCAAGTACATAGTTCGCTGTTTGCTTCGCTTATCTCATTTTGTATTGGTGCGATTGCACTGATAATCATTACAGCGTTTGTAAATCGTTCATTTAAACTTTCAAAATTCGAACCGAATATCGGCAAGATTAAACCGATTTATTTTATCGGCGGTATATTAGGTGTGGTATTCGTAACAGCCAATATTATTTTAATGCCGCATCTTGGCGCTGCACTGACGACCATTGTCGGAATGCTTGGTCAAATGTTAATGGGTGTGATTATTGACCACTTCGGTATATTAGGTGCGAAACAGAATAGAATCAATGCCCGTAAAATTGCAGGTATTATTTGTATTTTTATCGGTATCATTTTACTGCGTTTCTTTTAA
- the yidC gene encoding membrane protein insertase YidC, whose translation MKIKYILLLALTTVLLAGCDYSKSSNRDGFFFNTFAKPMDQLLHWLGHNLNNNYGLAIIVIVLVIRLVMLPFMLSQTKNGQIMRKVMEFAKPDMKEAQEKVKRARTQEEKMEAQQEMMKVYKKYDINPMKNMLGCLPILIQMPVLFGLYVALKWPSQGGILDHPNFLWFKLTEPDIWITIIAGVLYFLQSLVSLENMPKEQRQMGYMMMIISPIFIVYISLTSASALGLYWSVSAIFMIVQMFFANRYYSKVADEEVARIKREQAKKEGKDKKPKNTKVVAKKKKKK comes from the coding sequence ATGAAAATCAAATACATACTGTTGCTTGCACTCACGACGGTACTGCTTGCGGGTTGTGATTATTCGAAGAGTTCCAACCGAGACGGTTTCTTCTTTAACACATTCGCAAAACCAATGGATCAGTTGCTGCATTGGTTAGGTCATAACCTTAACAATAACTATGGACTTGCAATCATCGTCATTGTCTTAGTGATTCGTTTGGTAATGCTTCCGTTTATGTTAAGCCAAACTAAGAACGGTCAAATCATGCGTAAAGTGATGGAATTTGCAAAACCAGATATGAAAGAAGCACAAGAAAAAGTTAAACGTGCGCGTACACAAGAAGAAAAAATGGAAGCACAGCAAGAAATGATGAAAGTCTATAAAAAATATGACATCAATCCGATGAAAAACATGTTAGGCTGTCTTCCAATCTTAATTCAAATGCCTGTACTATTCGGTTTATATGTCGCATTAAAATGGCCATCTCAAGGCGGCATTTTAGATCATCCGAACTTCTTATGGTTCAAACTGACTGAACCAGATATTTGGATTACGATTATTGCCGGTGTACTTTACTTCTTGCAATCACTTGTAAGTTTAGAGAACATGCCTAAAGAACAACGTCAAATGGGTTATATGATGATGATCATTTCACCTATCTTCATCGTATATATTTCATTAACATCAGCATCTGCACTTGGCCTTTATTGGTCAGTCAGTGCCATCTTTATGATTGTTCAAATGTTCTTTGCGAATAGATATTACAGTAAAGTCGCAGATGAAGAAGTGGCACGTATTAAACGCGAACAAGCGAAAAAAGAAGGCAAAGATAAAAAGCCTAAAAATACAAAAGTCGTTGCTAAGAAGAAAAAGAAAAAATAA
- a CDS encoding LysR family transcriptional regulator, which yields MNIKQMMIFKQFVEDQNVNVVAEKLNITQPTVTFHLKNLSAAHHVPLYHKKGKLITLTQAGQILYQNSIKILALVEETENILGDYNTSKRGTLRIGASHAPIYGILPQTLKAFMERYPDIDIQLEVDTAPNTIQKVKHRDVEIAVISESGLEDHDIEIKRLLSDPLMLVMDQQHPLADKPEITVSDIQSYPLIIHSSGSTKEKIDEWKHTNLIQLYPVMQSNSMSSIIETIRDSHFISLLSASAVAHPNIISKAIPDAPAERHISIAYKSDRVITPIIQNFISLLYQLK from the coding sequence ATGAATATTAAGCAAATGATGATATTTAAACAGTTCGTTGAAGATCAAAATGTGAATGTGGTCGCAGAGAAGCTGAATATCACACAGCCTACTGTGACGTTTCATTTAAAGAATTTAAGTGCTGCACATCATGTGCCGCTCTATCATAAAAAGGGAAAGCTGATTACATTAACACAAGCGGGTCAAATACTGTATCAAAACAGCATTAAAATTTTAGCGTTAGTTGAGGAAACTGAAAACATATTAGGAGACTATAATACTTCTAAGAGAGGAACACTTAGAATCGGCGCTAGTCACGCACCGATTTATGGGATTTTGCCTCAAACTTTAAAAGCATTTATGGAACGTTATCCGGATATCGATATTCAACTAGAAGTCGATACGGCACCGAATACCATACAAAAAGTAAAACATAGAGATGTAGAAATTGCGGTGATTTCTGAGAGCGGACTTGAAGACCATGATATTGAAATCAAACGACTGCTTTCAGATCCGTTAATGCTAGTCATGGATCAGCAGCACCCGTTAGCCGACAAACCTGAAATCACCGTTTCAGATATTCAATCCTATCCGCTGATTATTCATAGCAGCGGTTCTACTAAAGAAAAAATTGATGAATGGAAACATACAAATCTCATCCAGCTGTATCCCGTCATGCAGTCGAACAGCATGAGCAGTATTATCGAGACAATTCGAGATTCACACTTCATCAGTTTGTTAAGTGCCAGTGCTGTGGCACACCCTAATATCATCAGCAAAGCGATTCCGGATGCACCGGCAGAACGTCATATTTCAATCGCTTATAAGTCTGACCGTGTCATTACTCCTATCATTCAAAACTTCATTTCATTGTTGTATCAACTAAAATAA
- a CDS encoding ABC transporter ATP-binding protein, with product MALEIRHLKKAFGTQSVIKGVDLDIAEGEFVALLGASGSGKTTLLRLIAGLEKADSGHIEQNGRVFFSNQDKNISLVPSRRNIGMVFQDFALWPHMTVFENVAYPLRVKKDTKGLKQCVNEVLKEVHLEGYGKRKIHELSGGQQQRVSLARAIVSKCELILMDEPLSALDAGLREDMRLLIQRLVKQYNMTAIFVTHDQYEAMTMSDRIAVMQNGTIEQFDTPENLYAHPNTEAVARFIGKGTFLKGTLSEQNMHIDQTALKLPVNHTQGTGRKGLLLRPEHIYRAQKGYEAVIATVSYTGERYEYTAYIEGVTVMFYDDAYFDEGDKVTLQFNISQHYLINLEEK from the coding sequence GTGGCACTTGAAATTCGTCATTTGAAAAAAGCATTTGGTACTCAATCGGTTATTAAAGGTGTGGACTTAGATATTGCTGAAGGTGAGTTTGTTGCTTTGCTTGGCGCATCCGGCAGCGGTAAAACTACATTACTGCGTTTAATTGCCGGCTTAGAAAAAGCAGACAGCGGACATATTGAACAAAACGGTCGTGTCTTCTTTTCAAATCAAGACAAAAACATCAGTCTGGTTCCTTCACGCCGCAATATCGGAATGGTCTTTCAAGACTTTGCCTTATGGCCGCATATGACAGTCTTTGAAAATGTTGCCTATCCTTTACGAGTTAAAAAAGATACCAAAGGATTAAAACAATGTGTCAATGAAGTCTTGAAAGAAGTTCATTTAGAAGGTTATGGGAAACGTAAAATCCATGAATTATCCGGCGGACAGCAACAACGTGTCTCTTTAGCACGTGCGATTGTTTCAAAATGCGAACTGATATTAATGGATGAGCCCTTATCTGCTTTAGATGCAGGGCTGCGAGAAGATATGCGTCTGTTAATACAGCGCTTAGTGAAACAATACAACATGACCGCAATATTCGTAACACATGACCAATACGAAGCTATGACTATGTCAGACCGTATCGCAGTCATGCAAAACGGCACAATCGAGCAGTTTGATACACCGGAAAATTTATATGCACATCCGAACACCGAAGCAGTCGCACGCTTTATAGGAAAAGGGACATTCCTAAAAGGCACATTATCCGAACAGAATATGCATATTGACCAGACAGCGCTTAAATTGCCGGTGAACCATACACAAGGAACAGGGCGCAAAGGTTTGCTACTTAGACCAGAACACATTTACAGAGCACAAAAGGGTTATGAAGCTGTAATTGCTACAGTGAGTTATACAGGTGAACGTTATGAATATACCGCATACATAGAAGGTGTCACGGTTATGTTTTACGATGACGCCTACTTTGATGAAGGTGACAAAGTGACTTTGCAGTTTAATATATCGCAACACTATCTCATTAATTTGGAGGAGAAATAA
- a CDS encoding extracellular solute-binding protein, with amino-acid sequence MKRIVQFSIAVIAMVFILAGCQNKPEGDKAQSSESKDSGDSKDKLVLYTAGPDALVKDMVKDFEKESGKKVQVYQGTTGEILGRIEAEKDNPKADVVQLASLPAALDYKKQDKIEPYKVKNADKLYPDWQDKEGYWYGIGGSALGISYNTNKVKTAPKDVKDLLNKEYKDALAIPNPSESGTALDMLSIKVHNNDKQAWSDYQALKDNGMKLAGANKPALETVIKGENKAVYGGVDYMVYKAKKKGEPVNITFPESGTAISPRPAFILKSSQHKEAAKAYMDYATGEKGQKQVDAHFLIPNDKSAHKNKETKAREDIKELKYDWPSLSGESEKVLKKFMSMMKG; translated from the coding sequence ATGAAACGTATTGTACAGTTCAGTATCGCAGTGATCGCAATGGTGTTTATACTCGCAGGTTGTCAAAATAAACCAGAAGGAGACAAAGCACAATCATCAGAAAGTAAAGATTCAGGAGACAGTAAGGACAAACTTGTACTTTATACTGCAGGTCCTGATGCATTAGTAAAAGATATGGTAAAAGACTTTGAGAAAGAATCAGGCAAGAAAGTTCAAGTATATCAAGGCACAACAGGTGAAATCTTAGGACGTATAGAAGCAGAAAAGGATAATCCGAAAGCAGACGTCGTTCAGTTAGCTTCATTACCTGCAGCGCTGGATTATAAGAAACAAGACAAGATTGAACCGTATAAAGTTAAAAATGCTGATAAGCTGTATCCAGATTGGCAAGACAAAGAGGGTTATTGGTACGGTATCGGCGGCAGTGCACTTGGTATCTCTTACAATACTAATAAAGTCAAAACAGCACCTAAAGATGTTAAAGACTTATTAAACAAAGAATATAAAGATGCATTAGCGATTCCGAACCCATCTGAATCAGGTACTGCTTTAGATATGTTATCTATCAAAGTTCATAACAATGACAAACAAGCATGGAGCGACTACCAAGCATTAAAAGATAACGGTATGAAATTAGCGGGTGCGAACAAACCTGCACTTGAAACAGTAATCAAAGGCGAAAATAAAGCTGTCTACGGCGGTGTAGACTATATGGTCTATAAAGCGAAGAAAAAAGGCGAACCTGTAAATATTACTTTCCCAGAATCAGGTACTGCAATTTCACCGCGCCCAGCATTCATTTTGAAATCATCACAACATAAAGAAGCCGCAAAAGCGTATATGGATTATGCGACAGGTGAAAAAGGACAAAAACAAGTTGATGCGCACTTCTTGATTCCAAATGATAAATCAGCGCATAAGAATAAAGAGACAAAAGCACGTGAAGACATCAAAGAATTGAAATACGACTGGCCATCATTATCAGGAGAAAGCGAAAAAGTACTTAAAAAATTCATGAGCATGATGAAAGGTTAA
- a CDS encoding iron ABC transporter permease, protein MNRLLAIVILVCLIVMPLCMILIKGFMPSAEAGFLDNIKQLVQADNLKILWNSIILGLAVVVLSTLIALPLSFIMVKTALARHQWLDILIMIPFMTPPYIGAMGWMLTMQHNGLLEQLIPGIDKVTPLFFSFFGMALIMSCHLAPFLYVILKKALLNLQQSQEEAALIYGGSFMYRFRRVMLPMFVSGYSMGALLVFVKTIGEFGTPVTMGNRIGYAVLTSEIHHSASIWPIDFQHAALLSSLLLGVSMTVWAFQTWFQTRTAVAGDSGKGRKTMQQSKSKWDSLLYGIVGLLLFMMIVMPYASIIVNAFVKQLSRGLKLHNITLENFVLVLSGNGGIALLNSVMLALAAATIASALGLWFVLASEQTKAKIPWSSKLIDFFSLLPNTVPGIIVVIGLILFWNNANNPIPAYNTIAILVITYTVLYIPYAVQNIKNVNQTIGKNLMEAADMSGSTGWTRFRTIKFPLLLPGIISGWILIFCISMRELVGSLMLRPPNTDTSATYIYRQFEQGESAQGMVMALLSVGITSVILILMDIWQKRRER, encoded by the coding sequence ATGAATCGCCTGCTTGCGATTGTTATTTTAGTGTGTTTAATTGTCATGCCTTTATGCATGATTTTGATTAAAGGTTTTATGCCGAGTGCTGAAGCGGGATTTCTAGATAATATAAAACAATTAGTTCAAGCAGACAATTTAAAGATATTGTGGAATTCTATCATTTTGGGACTTGCGGTCGTTGTCCTTTCTACGCTGATCGCATTGCCTTTAAGTTTCATTATGGTAAAGACTGCATTAGCACGTCATCAATGGCTGGATATATTAATTATGATTCCATTTATGACACCGCCGTATATCGGTGCGATGGGATGGATGCTGACAATGCAGCACAATGGCTTACTAGAACAGTTGATTCCAGGTATTGATAAGGTCACGCCGTTGTTCTTTTCATTCTTTGGGATGGCATTGATTATGAGTTGTCATTTAGCACCTTTCTTGTATGTCATTCTTAAAAAGGCGCTATTAAATCTTCAACAGTCTCAAGAAGAGGCCGCATTAATTTACGGCGGCTCATTTATGTATCGTTTTCGCAGAGTGATGCTGCCGATGTTTGTTTCTGGCTATAGTATGGGCGCTTTATTAGTCTTTGTGAAGACCATCGGCGAGTTCGGTACACCGGTCACAATGGGGAATCGTATCGGCTATGCTGTATTAACTTCTGAAATTCATCATAGCGCATCGATATGGCCGATAGACTTTCAACATGCCGCATTATTGTCTTCGCTCTTATTAGGTGTCAGTATGACCGTTTGGGCTTTTCAAACATGGTTTCAAACACGTACTGCAGTTGCTGGAGACAGTGGCAAAGGCAGAAAGACGATGCAGCAGTCTAAAAGCAAATGGGATAGTCTCCTTTACGGTATTGTAGGGCTATTGTTATTCATGATGATTGTGATGCCTTATGCCAGTATTATTGTAAATGCCTTTGTGAAACAGTTATCTAGAGGATTAAAACTGCATAATATTACCTTAGAAAACTTTGTATTAGTTTTATCAGGCAATGGCGGTATTGCACTGTTGAATAGTGTCATGCTGGCTCTAGCAGCCGCAACTATTGCGAGTGCATTAGGATTATGGTTTGTTTTAGCATCTGAACAAACAAAAGCCAAAATACCATGGAGCAGTAAGTTGATCGACTTTTTTAGTTTATTACCGAATACAGTACCAGGCATTATTGTAGTGATAGGTTTGATACTCTTTTGGAATAACGCTAATAACCCGATACCTGCGTATAATACGATTGCGATATTAGTGATTACGTACACTGTGCTTTATATTCCGTATGCCGTTCAAAATATCAAGAATGTGAATCAAACTATTGGCAAGAATTTGATGGAAGCGGCTGATATGAGCGGCAGTACAGGCTGGACACGCTTTAGAACGATTAAGTTTCCATTATTATTACCTGGCATTATTTCAGGATGGATTTTAATCTTTTGTATTTCCATGCGTGAACTTGTCGGTTCATTAATGTTGAGGCCGCCGAATACAGATACATCTGCGACTTATATTTACCGACAATTCGAACAAGGCGAATCGGCACAAGGGATGGTCATGGCCTTATTATCTGTCGGTATTACGTCAGTCATTCTTATTTTGATGGATATTTGGCAGAAGAGAAGGGAGCGTTAA
- a CDS encoding metallophosphoesterase, producing the protein MHKRLLAASDIHGHGASLKLLLDKAQYNPGNDQLVLCGDYVNKGPDSEGTLALIQQLQQDGAIVLLGNHELQWLADMQHIEQAMHHKLAMTYQRLQQDGRKLKWRPLIESFQTYYETADYLFVHAGIAPNIPITSQTPVQLTGFYHNAFVNYIPGKIMIHGHVPTFRKVNQKGIIYKTKDAINIDTGAGHGEYLTLYDVTNDKQYRVKLKKVSI; encoded by the coding sequence TTGCATAAGAGATTATTGGCCGCTTCAGACATTCACGGCCATGGCGCATCCTTAAAACTGCTCTTAGACAAAGCACAATATAACCCAGGAAATGATCAACTGGTATTATGCGGAGACTATGTTAACAAAGGACCGGATTCTGAAGGTACGTTAGCCTTGATTCAACAGCTCCAGCAAGATGGCGCCATTGTCTTGCTCGGGAACCACGAATTGCAGTGGTTAGCTGATATGCAGCATATTGAACAAGCCATGCATCATAAACTGGCTATGACTTATCAGCGCCTCCAACAAGATGGACGCAAATTAAAATGGCGGCCGCTGATTGAATCATTCCAAACTTACTATGAGACAGCAGACTATCTCTTTGTTCATGCAGGTATCGCACCGAATATTCCTATCACATCCCAAACACCTGTACAATTGACCGGGTTCTATCATAATGCCTTTGTTAATTATATCCCTGGCAAAATAATGATACACGGTCATGTACCTACCTTCAGGAAAGTAAATCAAAAAGGCATCATCTATAAAACAAAAGACGCCATTAACATAGATACAGGGGCAGGGCATGGCGAATATTTAACATTATATGATGTGACGAATGATAAACAATATAGGGTAAAGTTAAAAAAGGTATCAATTTGA
- a CDS encoding Fic family protein encodes MENEQKCNEAYQSRLNHYATITFEIAIHPIRDQKQLLDVKYPLFICMTKEILSKTDEIYRNALKIERLTHRLPNIALRSYVRKLLLNELQGTNEKENIKVSKKELAYILNNPQTIKQNKRFIGLVNQYKLLGDPDILIEQVEDFRKVYDALLSNDIEADNQPDGQYFRAKGIGVHDTSRGKWLHRNEYDEQAIHEFLEKLLNILCDKTLPDLVKIMATHYMFEYLHPFYDGNGRLGRYLLAKLLHDNLDELSALTFSYTVNRNRKAYDKAFEATSEYYNKGDMTCFVLSMFDLLIKGQQRTLFELNQNLELLNKLYKALQKMGCEKEERQFFFVLLQDKIFGTQYSRLSLIDLADVLKISRPTLNKLIQKHENVLIKLQSRPAVYELDDAFIEHLSAQE; translated from the coding sequence ATGGAAAATGAACAAAAATGTAATGAAGCTTATCAAAGCAGATTGAATCATTACGCTACAATTACTTTTGAGATTGCCATTCACCCTATAAGAGATCAAAAACAACTGCTTGATGTGAAATATCCTTTGTTTATTTGTATGACTAAAGAAATACTAAGTAAAACTGATGAAATCTACCGCAATGCATTAAAAATCGAAAGACTGACACATCGATTGCCTAACATCGCACTGCGCTCATATGTTCGCAAGTTATTATTAAATGAACTGCAAGGTACCAACGAAAAAGAAAATATCAAAGTTTCTAAAAAAGAGTTGGCATACATACTTAATAATCCACAGACAATTAAACAAAATAAACGCTTTATCGGACTAGTGAATCAATACAAATTATTAGGCGATCCGGACATATTAATAGAACAAGTTGAAGATTTCAGAAAGGTCTATGATGCACTTTTATCTAATGATATTGAAGCGGATAATCAACCTGACGGCCAATACTTTAGAGCGAAAGGGATTGGTGTGCATGATACATCTAGAGGTAAATGGCTTCACAGAAATGAATATGATGAGCAGGCAATCCATGAATTTTTAGAAAAGCTGTTGAATATTTTGTGTGATAAGACGCTGCCTGATTTGGTAAAGATAATGGCAACGCATTATATGTTTGAGTACCTCCATCCATTTTATGACGGTAATGGACGTTTAGGGCGATACTTGTTGGCAAAGTTGTTGCATGACAATTTAGATGAGTTATCTGCATTAACGTTTTCATATACTGTAAATAGAAATCGCAAGGCATATGACAAGGCTTTTGAAGCAACATCTGAATATTATAATAAAGGTGATATGACATGCTTTGTATTAAGTATGTTTGATTTACTGATTAAAGGACAGCAGCGTACATTATTTGAACTCAATCAAAATCTTGAGCTTTTAAATAAGTTGTATAAAGCGTTGCAAAAAATGGGGTGTGAAAAAGAGGAAAGACAGTTCTTCTTTGTATTGCTGCAAGACAAAATATTCGGTACACAGTATTCCCGTTTGAGTTTAATTGATTTAGCTGATGTATTGAAGATTTCAAGACCGACGCTTAATAAGCTGATTCAAAAGCATGAAAATGTATTAATCAAGCTACAGTCTAGACCTGCAGTATATGAACTAGACGATGCATTCATTGAGCATTTATCAGCTCAAGAATAA
- a CDS encoding very short patch repair endonuclease: protein MTESKAYRSKMMSKIRATGGKAETQLAKALWHEGIRYFKNYKKLPGKPDIAITKYNVLVFVDGEFWHGYDWENQKQKRIHTHRDYWIPKIERNMERDQEVTQQLKDMGYTVLRFWEKHEVFKDMDACIAEIKKAIEENKAEK, encoded by the coding sequence ATGACAGAATCTAAAGCTTATCGTTCAAAAATGATGTCTAAGATTCGCGCAACCGGAGGCAAAGCAGAAACACAACTCGCAAAAGCGTTATGGCATGAGGGCATCCGTTACTTCAAAAACTATAAGAAACTTCCAGGCAAACCAGATATAGCCATTACTAAATACAATGTACTAGTCTTTGTGGACGGAGAATTCTGGCACGGCTATGATTGGGAAAATCAAAAACAAAAACGTATCCATACCCATCGTGATTACTGGATACCGAAAATCGAGCGCAATATGGAACGCGACCAAGAAGTCACACAACAGCTCAAAGACATGGGCTACACCGTCTTGCGCTTTTGGGAAAAACACGAAGTCTTCAAAGATATGGATGCATGTATCGCTGAAATCAAAAAGGCGATTGAAGAGAATAAAGCTGAGAAATAA
- a CDS encoding response regulator transcription factor, translated as MNTTVLIVEDDESILHLIDVSLTMDYYKVVKAQQGKEVDFRIRTEHPNLILLDLGLPDMDGLDVIHNIRKESDIPIIVISARHEEHIIVEALDRGANDYMTKPFSIDELRARIRVVLRMYNRNEEIEDRFENGPLYVDFNAKTVFIEGQEVRLTPNEFQLLDVLSHHVGKVLTYQTLLKALYGYVNKTEMAALRVHMASLRKKLAIDASEYNDKKLIQTHPRIGYQMMHLT; from the coding sequence ATGAATACAACCGTATTGATTGTAGAAGATGATGAATCAATACTGCATCTGATCGATGTGTCTTTAACCATGGACTATTATAAAGTCGTCAAAGCCCAACAAGGCAAAGAAGTCGATTTCAGAATCCGTACAGAACATCCGAATTTGATTCTATTAGATTTAGGATTGCCGGATATGGATGGCTTAGATGTCATTCATAATATCCGTAAAGAATCAGATATACCGATTATTGTCATCAGTGCAAGACATGAAGAACATATCATTGTCGAAGCCTTAGACCGCGGTGCCAATGATTATATGACTAAACCTTTCAGTATTGATGAATTGCGTGCACGTATTCGTGTGGTCTTGCGGATGTATAACCGCAACGAAGAAATCGAAGACCGCTTCGAAAACGGTCCTCTCTATGTCGACTTCAACGCTAAAACGGTCTTTATAGAAGGACAAGAAGTCCGTCTGACACCTAACGAATTCCAATTGCTGGATGTCTTAAGCCATCATGTCGGCAAAGTACTGACCTACCAAACACTGTTAAAAGCACTTTATGGCTATGTCAATAAAACTGAAATGGCGGCTTTACGTGTCCATATGGCTTCGCTCAGAAAGAAACTTGCGATTGATGCTTCCGAATACAATGATAAAAAGCTGATTCAAACACATCCGAGAATCGGCTACCAAATGATGCATCTCACTTAG